The Nocardia vinacea genome contains the following window.
ATCGCCAGCCTGCAGCATCTGCCTGCCCGCCAGCGAGCGATCCTCATCCTGCGCGAGGTGCTGGCGTTCTCTGCGGCCGAGACCGCGGAGATCCTCGGCACCACCACTGCGGCGGTCAAGAGCGGCCTGCAGCGGGCCCGCGCCCGGCTGGACGAGTTGGAGCCCGAGCCGGAGAAACTGCTCGAGCCGACCGACCAGCGGGCGCGGGCGCTGCTCGACGGCTATATCGCGGCGTTCGAGCGCTCCGACGCGGGCCTGCTCGAACAGGTGCTGCGCATCGACGCCACGCTGGAGGCGACGCCGTTCGGCGACTGGCAGTCGGGCCGGGCGACATGTATCCACATACTCGATGCGTACGTGCTGGGCACGCCCGGCGATTGGCGGATGATCGCGACCACCGCCAACGGACAGCCGGCCGCCGTCGTGTACCACCGGGACGCGGACGGCACGCTGCGAGGCGACGGAGTTGTGGTGCTGGCACCCACCGCCACCGGCGTCTCCCACGTGATCAAGTTCCACGATCCGGCGCTGGTCACAACGTTCGGCTTCCCGGACGCGCTCGCGCACTGACCCGCCGCGGTCGTTCCACTTCCAAGGAAGTGGAACAACACCGCGGCGAAATCACGAATAAGACCGGCATCGACCCACGCCACGTGGTTCAACGGCAATGGCGCAACTCAGCTGTGCGCCTAGGCGATCCGCTTGCGCGCCTGGCCTCTCGGTTTGCGGTCGGGCCGGGCGGCACTTGCTGCGCCGTCGAAGGTGAGTACCCCGTCCTCCAGTTGCCCTTTGCGTAGTAGCGCGCGGTCGCGGAAGTAGTTGTTGATGACCTGCCAGGGGCCGCGGGCGCCCTGGCGGGGCATGACGCCGTCGCCGCGTTGGATGTAGCCGGAGGTCAGGGCGCCGCCCATCAGTGACCGATCGGAGCGGTCGGCGTCTTCGGCGATCGCGACGACCTTGGTGTAGCCGTGGGCCTTCATGTGGTTGAGGAGGCGGCAGAAGTATTCGGCGGCCAGATCTGCCTTCAGCGTCCACGATGCGTTCGTGTAGCCGAGGACCAGCATCGCGTTGGGAATGCCGTCGAGCAGGGTGCCTTTATAGACCACATGCTCGCGGGTCGACACCGGCTCGCCGTCCACATCCAGCGCCGCGCCGCCGAGGATCTGCACGGTGAGACCGGTCGCGCTGATGACGATATCGGCGGGCAGTTCCTCCCCGGATGCGAGCCGAATGCCGGTTTCGGTGAAGCGGTCGATGTGATCGGTGACGATCGATGCCTTACCGCTGCGCAGCACCTTGAACAGGTCGCCGTTCGGGACGACGCACAGCCGCTGGTCCCACGGGTTGTACGACGGCGTGAAATGCCGCATATCGATCTGCTTGCCGAGTTGCATCCGCACCGCGGCGAGCAGCAGCTTCTTCGACAACTCGGGATTGGTGCGCGAGAGCTGGAAGCTGGCCCGCTGCAACGCGATATTGCGCGCACGTCCGGTCCGATAGGCGATCTTCTCCGGCACCCGCGCGTACTTCATGCCGACCGCGACCGGGTCATCGGCGGGCAGCGCGGTGATGTAGGTGGGCGAGCGCTGCAGCATGGTGATGTGCGCGGTGTCGTCGGCCATCGCAGGAACCAGCGTGATCGCGGTCGCGCCGCTACCGATCACCACGACGCGCTTTCCGCGGTAGTCGAGTCCCTCCGGCCAGTGCTGTGGGTGCACGATCTGCCCGCGGAAGTCCGCCTCGCCCGGGAACTGCGGGCGGTATCCGTTGTCGTAGTCGTAGTAGCCGGTGCAGCCGACGAGGAAGTTGCTGGTGTAGATCTCGGTCTCGCCGGTCTGCTCGTCGAGCGCCTCGACGGTCCACAGCTCGGCCTCGCTCGACCAGCTGGCCTTGGTCATCTTGCGCCCGAACCGTATGTGCTCGGTGACGCCGTATTCCGCGGCGGTGTCCTCGATGTACTGGCGGATGTGCGGCCCGTCGGCGAGCACCTTGGTGCCGATCCACGGACGGAAGCCGAAGCCGAAGGTCAACATGTCGGAGTCGGAGCGGATGCCCGGGTACCGGAACAGATCCCAGGTCCCGCCGATGGCGGTACGGCGTTCCAGGATCGTATAGCTGCGTCCGGTCTGCTCGCGGGTGAGATGGCACGCCATCCCGATGCCGGACAGGCCCGCGCCGATGATCAGTACGTCGACATGCCGCGTCATTGAGGTAATCCGTTTCGTCTGCTCTCACCCGGGCACCCTTGCCCGACCGTCTCCCAAGGTTACCTGTTATTCACAGTAACGTCTAGATGCTCTCCTTCGAGAATGCGCCCGGCGGCGGACCTCTCTCGCCAGCGGCATGGTGATCAATCGTCCAAGTGTCGCTTGCCCGACAATTGCGGCGAGATGCGGATGGCGTGCGTTGCAGCAGTGCACACGGTGCGCAACTGCGCACCACGCATTCGCGGCCATGGATTGCTTGCTGATCGCCCCGGCGTCAACCCCGCCAACTCCGCCGACCACAATGGATAGCCGACTCCGCCGGTCGGCCGGAGCCAGAGCACGCAGTAAGGAAGTTCATGACAAGCCCAACCCGATGGCGCCGCCGCCTGCCCGACGCCGCGACGAGCCCTGCGGCCGGGTCGCCGACCCTGAAGCGCAGTCTGGGGCGGATCGACCTCACGGCCATGGGTGTGGGCACGATCGTCGGGGCGGGCATCTTCGTCATCACCGGTGTCGCCGCCGCCGAGAAGGCCGGGCCGTCGATTGTGCTGTCGTTCCTGCTGGCCGGAACCGTCTGCGCGCTGGTCGCGCTCTGCTACAGCGAACTCGCGGCAATGACGCCGGTCTCCGGCAGTGCCTACACCTACAC
Protein-coding sequences here:
- a CDS encoding sigma-70 family RNA polymerase sigma factor; this translates as MRAAPDRDQFTVETERFRRELLAHCYRMVGSAHDAEDLVQETYLRAWRSYSGFEGRASIRSWLYKIATNVCLKALERRRIRVLPSGLAGPYDGPDRAPSPVAPGEVSWLEPLPDARIAPLDGDPAAVVVQRESLRLALIASLQHLPARQRAILILREVLAFSAAETAEILGTTTAAVKSGLQRARARLDELEPEPEKLLEPTDQRARALLDGYIAAFERSDAGLLEQVLRIDATLEATPFGDWQSGRATCIHILDAYVLGTPGDWRMIATTANGQPAAVVYHRDADGTLRGDGVVVLAPTATGVSHVIKFHDPALVTTFGFPDALAH
- a CDS encoding NAD(P)/FAD-dependent oxidoreductase, which produces MTRHVDVLIIGAGLSGIGMACHLTREQTGRSYTILERRTAIGGTWDLFRYPGIRSDSDMLTFGFGFRPWIGTKVLADGPHIRQYIEDTAAEYGVTEHIRFGRKMTKASWSSEAELWTVEALDEQTGETEIYTSNFLVGCTGYYDYDNGYRPQFPGEADFRGQIVHPQHWPEGLDYRGKRVVVIGSGATAITLVPAMADDTAHITMLQRSPTYITALPADDPVAVGMKYARVPEKIAYRTGRARNIALQRASFQLSRTNPELSKKLLLAAVRMQLGKQIDMRHFTPSYNPWDQRLCVVPNGDLFKVLRSGKASIVTDHIDRFTETGIRLASGEELPADIVISATGLTVQILGGAALDVDGEPVSTREHVVYKGTLLDGIPNAMLVLGYTNASWTLKADLAAEYFCRLLNHMKAHGYTKVVAIAEDADRSDRSLMGGALTSGYIQRGDGVMPRQGARGPWQVINNYFRDRALLRKGQLEDGVLTFDGAASAARPDRKPRGQARKRIA